The following proteins come from a genomic window of Candidatus Methylomirabilota bacterium:
- a CDS encoding methyltransferase domain-containing protein produces MRDALLEYLQCPFCEVALAVYSTRRDGAHIVAGTLTCSACGKQWPVVDGVPDFVRGASRNGPVEQTTGGFLTNWKRYSDVIIAQPALNDELFRDWVAPLQPELFAGRSVLDAGCGMGRWLATAAPNAPGALIGFDYSDVAHTAYANTRHLKNVHVMRADIFSLPLPKRAFDVCYSIGVVHHTPDPEGAFAALLDVVKEDGALSVWVYGKENNEWIENVITPLRRLVTSRMPDAALYALSKALTIPLALGARAFTKLFPEPTSFPYDAYTRHLTKYPREYLEHIVYDHLVPQLAQYLPRAEVERWATSRGLACCLTSRNDNSWRLLTARSEGALSRWTT; encoded by the coding sequence ATGCGCGACGCGCTCCTCGAGTATCTGCAGTGTCCGTTCTGCGAGGTCGCGCTTGCTGTGTACAGCACTCGGCGCGACGGCGCGCACATCGTCGCGGGCACGCTCACGTGCTCCGCGTGCGGCAAGCAGTGGCCCGTCGTCGACGGCGTGCCCGACTTCGTTCGCGGCGCATCGAGAAACGGGCCGGTCGAGCAGACGACGGGCGGCTTTTTGACGAACTGGAAGCGCTACAGCGACGTGATCATCGCGCAGCCGGCGCTCAACGATGAGCTCTTCCGTGATTGGGTAGCGCCGCTGCAGCCGGAGCTCTTCGCGGGTCGCAGCGTGCTCGACGCCGGCTGCGGTATGGGGCGCTGGCTGGCGACGGCTGCGCCGAACGCGCCGGGAGCGCTCATCGGCTTCGACTACTCGGATGTCGCCCATACGGCGTACGCGAACACGCGGCACCTCAAGAACGTGCACGTGATGCGCGCCGACATCTTCTCGTTGCCGTTGCCGAAGCGCGCGTTCGACGTGTGCTACTCGATCGGGGTCGTGCACCACACGCCCGATCCCGAGGGGGCCTTTGCGGCGCTGCTCGACGTCGTCAAAGAGGACGGCGCGCTGAGCGTGTGGGTCTACGGCAAAGAGAACAACGAGTGGATCGAGAACGTGATCACGCCGCTGCGACGCCTGGTCACGAGCCGGATGCCGGACGCGGCACTGTACGCGCTGTCGAAGGCGCTGACGATCCCGCTGGCGCTCGGGGCGCGGGCGTTCACGAAGCTCTTCCCGGAGCCGACGTCGTTTCCGTATGACGCGTACACCCGGCACCTGACGAAGTATCCGCGCGAGTACCTCGAGCACATCGTCTACGACCACTTGGTCCCGCAGCTCGCGCAATATCTGCCGCGCGCAGAGGTCGAGCGCTGGGCGACGTCGCGCGGCCTGGCGTGCTGCCTGACGTCGAGAAACGACAACTCCTGGCGCCTGCTCACCGCGAGATCGGAAGGCGCGCTGTCCCGCTGGACAACGTAA
- a CDS encoding methyltransferase domain-containing protein, whose product MSGSGFRDRAEFKAWNDAMAAKYDVERFHSHPSPIVRYIERKRVRRIFALLAPRLGDRVLEVGCGAGHLMAALPAGRGFGLDLAEALLAKAAKRLGRHDVLVQGDAEQLPFRTGAWDRVYCSEVLEHVPSPAGALAEMWRIVKPHGVAVVSVPNERLINRLKAVLHRSGLYGLLMRARAGDYAMPERMDDEWHLHTFDLGSFLALMPAGLRVTRVEGVPFRWLPIRYVVRCEAVDEERTRRG is encoded by the coding sequence ATGAGCGGGTCCGGTTTCCGCGACCGCGCCGAGTTCAAGGCGTGGAACGACGCGATGGCGGCGAAGTACGACGTCGAGCGGTTCCACAGTCACCCGAGCCCCATCGTCCGCTACATCGAGCGGAAGCGCGTGCGCCGCATCTTCGCGCTGCTCGCGCCCCGGCTCGGCGACCGCGTCCTCGAGGTCGGCTGCGGCGCCGGCCATCTCATGGCGGCGCTGCCCGCGGGCCGGGGCTTCGGGCTCGACCTCGCGGAAGCGCTGCTCGCGAAGGCGGCGAAGCGCCTCGGCCGGCACGACGTCCTCGTCCAGGGCGACGCCGAGCAGCTGCCCTTCCGGACGGGCGCGTGGGACCGGGTCTACTGCTCGGAGGTGCTCGAGCACGTCCCGTCACCCGCCGGGGCGCTCGCCGAGATGTGGCGCATCGTGAAGCCGCACGGCGTCGCGGTCGTCTCGGTCCCGAACGAGCGGCTGATCAACCGGCTGAAGGCGGTGCTCCACCGGAGCGGGCTCTACGGCCTCCTGATGCGCGCGCGCGCGGGCGACTACGCCATGCCCGAGCGGATGGACGACGAGTGGCACCTCCACACCTTCGACCTCGGGAGCTTCCTCGCGCTGATGCCCGCCGGCCTCAGGGTGACGCGCGTCGAGGGCGTGCCGTTCCGCTGGCTCCCGATCCGCTACGTCGTGCGTTGCGAGGCGGTGGATGAGGAGCGCACGCGCCGTGGCTGA